A single genomic interval of Oryza sativa Japonica Group chromosome 7, ASM3414082v1 harbors:
- the LOC136357446 gene encoding protein STRICTOSIDINE SYNTHASE-LIKE 10-like, translating into MPVIEVPAPVVTPPVATMNESEEPVIQDSTEMVATPEEELQQPQIDNVPVQETHQEPQYSHAPGYNVAKCMAPKLHPAELTESKCGRPLGLRFHNTSGNLYIADAYKGLMRVGPRGGEATVLATEADGVPFKFTNGVDVNQVTGEVYFTDSSTRFQRSQHERVTATGDSTGRLMKYDPTTGYLDVLQSGMTYPNGLALSADRSHLVVALTGPCKLVRHWIEGPKAGTSEPFAELPGYPDNVRPDGKGGYWVALHREKTETPYGSDTHLLAVRIGRKGKILQELRGPKNVWPTEVIERGGGKLYLGSVELGHVAVVKASAT; encoded by the exons ATGCCTGTCATTGAGGTACCAGCACCTGTTGTTACCcctcctgtggcaacaatgaatgagagtgaggaacctgttatacaggattcaacagaaatGGTTGCCACGCCAGAGGAGGAGCTACAACAGCCTCAAATAGATAATGTGCCAGTACAGGAGACTCATCAAGAGCCTCAG TACTCCCACGCCCCGGGGTACAACGTCGCCAAGTGCATGGCTCCCAAGCTCCATCCCGCGGAGCTCACCGAGAGCAAGTGCGGCCGGCCGCTCGGCCTCCGGTTCCACAACACCTCCGGTAACCTCTACATCGCCGACGCGTACAAGGGCCTCATGCGTGTCGGCCCGCGCGGCGGGGAGGCAACGGTGCTCGCCACGGAGGCCGACGGCGTGCCGTTCAAGTTCACCAACGGTGTCGACGTCAACCAGGTCACCGGCGAGGTTTACTTCACAGACAGCAGCACGCGCTTCCAGCGATCCCAGCACGAGAGGGTCACGGCCACCGGCGACTCCACGGGCCGCCTGATGAAGTACGACCCGACGACGGGCTACCTCGACGTGCTCCAGTCCGGAATGACGTACCCCAACGGTCTCGCACTCAGCGCCGATCGGAGTCACCTCGTGGTGGCGCTGACGGGGCCGTGCAAGCTGGTGAGGCACTGGATCGAGGGCCCCAAGGCCGGTACGTCGGAGCCGTTCGCCGAGCTGCCGGGCTACCCGGACAACGTGAGGCCCGATGGGAAGGGAGGCTACTGGGTGGCGCTGCACCGCGAGAAGACCGAGACGCCGTATGGCTCGGACACCCACCTCCTCGCCGTAAGGATCGGTCGCAAGGGGAAGATCTTGCAGGAGTTGAGGGGGCCGAAGAACGTCTGGCCAACGGAGGTGattgagagaggcggcggcaagcTTTACTTGGGTTCAGTTGAATTGGGTcatgtcgccgtcgtcaaggCTAGCGCTACTTGA
- the LOC4343513 gene encoding protein STRICTOSIDINE SYNTHASE-LIKE 10: MGAVLGTGRVGTLTRVALTIVVFLLLLPSHALAAAVAKDTSATLVETLPLPTTLVGPESVAFDKFGDGPYSGVSDGRILRWDGADKGWTTYSHAPGYNVAKCMAPKLHPAELTESKCGRPLGLRFHNTSGNLYIADAYKGLMRVGPRGGEATVLATEADGVPFKFTNGVDVNQVTGEVYFTDSSTRFQRSQHEMVTATGDSTGRLMKYDPTTGYLDVLQSGMTYPNGLAISADRSHLVVALTGPCKLVRHWIEGPKAGTSEPFAELPGYPDNVRPDGKGGYWVALHREKTETPYGSDTHLLAVRIGRKGKILQELRGPKNVRPTEVIERGGGKLYLGSVELGHVAVVKAT, encoded by the coding sequence ATGGGGGCCGTCCTCGGCACCGGGAGGGTGGGGACTCTGACTCGGGTGGCGCTGACGATCGTCGTCTTCCTGCTGCTGTTGCCGTCGCACGccctcgccgcggccgtcgcgAAGGACACCTCCGCCACACTGGTCgagacgctgccgctgcccacgACGCTGGTCGGCCCAGAGAGCGTCGCGTTCGACAAGTTCGGCGATGGCCCCTACAGCGGCGTCTCCGACGGCCGCATCCTCCGCTGGGACGGCGCCGACAAAGGCTGGACGACGTACTCCCACGCCCCGGGGTACAACGTCGCCAAGTGCATGGCTCCCAAGCTCCATCCCGCGGAGCTCACCGAGAGCAAGTGCGGCCGGCCGCTCGGCCTCCGGTTCCACAACACCTCCGGTAACCTCTACATCGCCGACGCGTACAAGGGCCTCATGCGTGTCGGCCCGCGCGGCGGGGAGGCAACGGTGCTCGCCACGGAGGCCGACGGCGTGCCGTTCAAGTTCACCAACGGCGTCGACGTCAACCAGGTCACCGGCGAGGTCTACTTCACCGACAGCAGCACGCGCTTCCAGCGATCCCAGCACGAGATGGTCACGGCCACCGGCGACTCCACGGGCCGCCTGATGAAGTACGACCCGACGACGGGCTACCTCGACGTGCTCCAGTCCGGAATGACGTACCCGAACGGCCTCGCCATTAGCGCCGATCGGAGTCACCTCGTGGTGGCGCTGACGGGGCCGTGCAAGCTGGTGAGGCACTGGATCGAGGGCCCCAAGGCCGGTACGTCGGAGCCGTTCGCCGAGCTGCCGGGCTACCCGGACAACGTGAGGCCCGATGGGAAGGGAGGCTACTGGGTGGCGCTGCACCGCGAGAAGACCGAGACGCCGTATGGCTCGGACACCCACCTCCTCGCCGTAAGGATCGGTCGCAAGGGGAAGATCTTGCAGGAGTTGAGGGGGCCGAAGAACGTCAGGCCAACGGAGGTGattgagagaggcggcggcaagcTTTATTTGGGTTCGGT